In Henningerozyma blattae CBS 6284 chromosome 6, complete genome, the following are encoded in one genomic region:
- the CHM7 gene encoding phosphatidic acid-binding protein CHM7 (similar to Saccharomyces cerevisiae YJL049W; ancestral locus Anc_1.334) — MNEARKASLYKDFRYLKDLNPEGYEANVEAWVVYIFKKVMGEVIVRFELEEYRDDKYGIPKSIDMSIDRMVEEGRLVPKRQFAKERVESGSGSGSGSGSGSGSDSESDSTLVQWFKTLSLRRDVANETKFHSRDNETPNDYLKKIEYVNVGYLREKYEGEMVKQLDGMMSKRVCREDLVFGRDEFCHETGMVAKGREYCWAMEVYMSQYKHKITVDGEVIFIGGEEELSEVDKAVGAIKNAIYKLERRGMEDGRLRNLRVLKEKLIAGMDNRRVFELLRQARGALKSVGGWDGRDWNGRSWNRRDWNGRSWIKT, encoded by the coding sequence ATGAATGAAGCTCGCAAGGCATCGTTGTATAAGGATTTCCggtatttaaaagatttgaaCCCGGAAGGGTACGAAGCCAACGTAGAGGCATGGGTTGTGTATATATTCAAGAAAGTGATGGGGGAAGTGATAGTGAGGTTTGAGTTGGAAGAGTATCGAGATGACAAGTATGGTATACCCAAGAGTATTGATATGAGTATTGATCGGATGGTGGAGGAAGGGAGATTGGTACCCAAGAGACAATTTGCCAAAGAGCGGGTTGAGAGTGGGAGTGGGAGTGGGAGTGGCAGTGGCAGTGGGAGTGGCAGTGACAGTGAGAGCGATAGCACATTGGTACAATGGTTCAAGACATTGAGTTTACGGAGAGATGTGGCAAATGAGACGAAATTTCATAGTCGAGATAATGAAACTCCGAAcgattatttgaaaaagatcGAATATGTCAATGTAGGGTATTTAAGAGAGAAATACGAAGGTGAGATGGTGAAACAACTGGATGGTATGATGAGCAAGAGGGTATGTCGTGAGGATCTGGTATTTGGGCGAGATGAGTTTTGTCACGAAACAGGGATGGTAGCCAAGGGGCGTGAATATTGTTGGGCGATGGAGGTTTATATGTCACAGTATAAGCACAAGATCACAGTGGATGGAGAGGTAATTTTCATCGGAGGAGAAGAAGAGTTGAGCGAGGTGGATAAGGCGGTTGGAGCCATCAAGAATGCTATATACAAGCTGGAACGTCGAGGCATGGAGGATGGGCGGCTACGCAATTTGCGGGTGTTGAAGGAAAAGCTCATCGCTGGGATGGACAACAGGCGGGTGTTTGAGTTGTTGAGGCAAGCGAGGGGGGCATTGAAGAGCGTGGGGGGCTGGGACGGGAGGGACTGGAACGGGAGGTCCTGGAACAGGAGGGACTGGAACGGGAGGTCCTGGATCAAGACGTAG
- the HSM3 gene encoding Hsm3p (similar to Saccharomyces cerevisiae HSM3 (YBR272C); ancestral locus Anc_1.333) translates to MQDINQTIDLLNTALESINTTLQNINTTLQNINTTSITQLNKLIDVCSLNLSQHTPVPSSLLVNLKQTLLHPPIGLDFDSILELLQKIISITDFDTITNIYSLSDLQSALDSNIPQLAISTLHIINSSPSPLCYPHVLQLYFNVSTQISIVSQIEIFFSNNPIFKSYLLTQTESHICLQSARSSNDPIIFARALTLLQSLFTSFNTTNSFNLDKKIFFFSSNDLFKLLQSDILCFINLTNYHTSLLDSILTSTSHWSLPDFQPIFNAYGSIYKDIDTYPDIQSFAKTHIFKLFAKISYLNDSSIYHALDTSYLKISPICPDIVDFLSFTNPNYLFIHHNSLCTRFSIFKPSNIPILRNLITLPQTFQLITPNINSLLQLPYLEQMVLLQKMSQYHHCIVFLINNCPSIISNLLNTNKSNIIESETVELRNEVLENFLHFDKSILDVWFEPLKKEYNSTPTYTPQIALIKKKKKFNNTI, encoded by the coding sequence ATGCAAGATATAAACCAAACCATAGACCTATTGAACACCGCCCTGGAAAGTATCAACACCACCCTCCAAAATATCAACACCACCCTCCAAAATATCAACACCACTTCCATTACTCAATTAAACAAACTCATCGATGTCTGTTCGTTAAATTTATCTCAACACACCCCTGTGCCTTCCTCTCTCTTGGTTAACTTGAAACAAACTTTGCTCCACCCTCCCATCGGATTGGATTTCGATTCCATCTTGGAATTGTTACAAAAAATCATATCAATCACAGATTTCGATACAATCACAAACATCTATTCTCTCTCAGATCTCCAATCGGCTTTGGATTCTAATATCCCTCAACTTGCCATTTCAACTTTACACATCATAAATTCCTCCCCTTCCCCCCTCTGTTATCCTCACGTTTTACAACTATACTTCAACGTCTCAACTCAAATCTCTATCGTATctcaaattgaaatttttttttccaataatcccattttcaaatcataCCTATTAACTCAAACTGAATCCCATATTTGTTTACAATCTGCTAGATCGTCCAATGATCCAATCATTTTCGCAAGAGCATTGACCCTTTTACAATCATTATTCACATCTTTCAACACCACAAACTCTTTTAATTtggataaaaaaatttttttcttctcatCAAATGATCTTTTCAAACTATTACAATCTGATAttctttgttttattaatttgacAAATTATCATACTTCATTACTCGATTCAATACTCACCTCCACTTCGCATTGGTCATTACCTGATTTCCAACCAATCTTTAATGCTTATGGCTCCATATATAAGGATATCGATACTTACCCAGATATACAATCGTTTGCCAAGAcacatatttttaaattattcgCCAAAATATCCTACCTTAATGATTCTTCCATCTACCATGCTCTAGATACTTCCTATTTAAAGATCTCCCCCATTTGTCCCGATATCGTTGATTTCTTATCATTTAcaaatccaaattatttattcatcCACCATAATTCTCTTTGCACTCGATTCTCCATTTTCAAACCTTCAAATATACCCATTCtaagaaatttaataacTCTTCCTCAAACTTTCCAATTAATTACACCAAACATCAACTCTCTTTTACAATTACCTTACTTGGAACAAATGGTCCTGTTACAAAAAATGTCtcaatatcatcattgCATAGTCTTTTTAATTAACAATTGTCCCTCCATTATTtctaatcttttaaatacaaACAAATCAAACATTATTGAATCAGAAACAGTAGAATTGAGAAATGAAGTATTGGAAAATTTCTTACATTTCGATAAATCAATTCTCGATGTTTGGTTCGaacctttgaaaaaagaatataattctACACCTACTTATACACCTCAAATAgctttaataaaaaaaaaaaaaaaattcaacaaCACTATATAA
- the MTR4 gene encoding ATP-dependent RNA helicase MTR4 (similar to Saccharomyces cerevisiae MTR4 (YJL050W); ancestral locus Anc_1.332), producing MSSLFDVFDEDPVDIVELKNEDTELPLLDEDSKKHARSDSGNEMDIDKENIDEEKSKKKLKHGEKLLDEKKKSEVVPIVADSFEQEQSREVDASAGLTNNSTTQVEEDGKVKLKHQVRHQVALPPNYDYSPIAEHERKNEARTYPFTLDPFQDTAISCIDRGESVLVSAHTSAGKTVVAEYAIAQSLREKQRVIYTSPIKALSNQKYRELLAEFGDVGLMTGDITINPDAGCLVMTTEILRSMLYRGSEVMREVAWVIFDEVHYMRDKERGVVWEETIILLPDKVRYVFLSATIPNAMEFAEWICKIHFQPCHIVYTDFRPTPLQHYLFPAHGDGIYLVVDEKSTFREENFQKAMASISNQSGDDPNSVNSRGKKGQTFKGGSSKGDARGDIYKIVKMIWKKKYNPVIVFSFSKRDCEELALKMSKLDFNSEEEKDTLSKIFNNAIALLPETDRELPQIKHILPLLRRGIGIHHSGLLPILKEVIEILFQEGFLKVLFATETFSIGLNMPAKTVVFTSVRKWDGQQFRWVSGGEYIQMSGRAGRRGLDDRGIVIMMIDEKMEPQVAKGMVKGQADRLDSAFHLGYNMILNLMRVEGISPEFMLEHSFFQFQNVISVPKMEKKLIELNKDYEGIKIEDEEIIKDYYELKQTLDKYYQDVRHVITHPANVLSFLQPGRMIQVKINNQIDYGWGVVIDFNKRLNKRNPTAGYSDHESYIVNVVVNTMYGDSPINLIKPHNPDLPIGIRPALPNEKKICAIIPITLESISQVGSLRLYMPKDIRASGQKEVVGKSLVEVKRRFPDGIPKIDPIKNMKIEDDEFVKLNRKINVLEEKLKSNALTGSVKLDSLYEQYKKKNGIRENIQVLKHKIMECQSVIQLEDLRRRKRVLRRLGFCTMNDIIELKGRVACEISSGDELLLTELIFNGNFNELSAEQCAALLSCFAFQERCKETPRLKPELGEPLKNLKELASNIAKIMKESKIEIVEKDYVDSFRHELMEVVFEWCKGATFTQICKMTDVYEGSLIRMFKRLEELVKELVEVANTIGNVALKEKMELILELIHRDIVSAGSLYL from the coding sequence ATGAGTTCTTTATTTGATGTTTTTGATGAAGACCCTGTTGATATTGTGGAATTAAAGAATGAAGATACAGAACTTCCACTTTTAGATGAAGATTCTAAGAAACATGCTAGAAGTGATTCTGGTAATGAAATGGatattgataaagaaaatattgatgaagagaaatctaaaaaaaaattaaaacatggtgagaaattattagatgaaaagaaaaagtcAGAAGTTGTTCCTATTGTTGCTGATTCTTTTGAACAAGAACAATCGAGAGAAGTTGATGCATCTGCAGGTTTAACGAATAATTCCACCACTCAAGTAGAAGAAGATGGTAAAGTTAAATTAAAGCATCAAGTTCGTCATCAAGTCGCTTTACCGCCAAATTATGATTATTCACCAATTGCTGAAcatgaaagaaaaaatgaagCTCGTACTTATCCATTTACATTAGATCCTTTCCAAGATACGGCTATTTCTTGTATTGATAGAGGTGAATCAGTTTTAGTTTCTGCTCATACATCTGCCGGTAAAACAGTTGTTGCCGAATATGCTATTGCTCAATCTTTACGTGAAAAGCAAAGAGTTATTTATACATCTCCAATTAAAGCTTTATctaatcaaaaatatagagAATTATTAGCCGAGTTTGGGGATGTTGGTTTAATGACTGGTgatattactattaatcCTGATGCTGGTTGTTTAGTTATGACTACTGAAATTTTAAGAAGTATGTTATATAGAGGTAGTGAAGTCATGAGAGAAGTTGCATGGGTTATCTTTGATGAGGTTCATTATATGAGAGATAAAGAGCGTGGTGTTGTTTGGGAAGAAACTATTATCTTATTACCAGACAAGGTTCGTtatgtatttttatcaGCTACTATCCCTAATGCTATGGAATTTGCTGAATGGATATGTAAAATTCATTTCCAACCATGTCATATTGTTTATACTGATTTCCGTCCTACACCTTTACAACATTATTTGTTCCCAGCTCATGGTGATGGTATTTATTTAGTCGTTGATGAAAAAAGTACATTTAGAGAAgaaaatttccaaaaagCAATGGCATCTATTAGTAATCAATCAGGTGATGACCCTAATTCAGTAAATTCTAGAGGTAAGAAAGGTCAAACATTTAAAGGAGGTTCATCAAAGGGTGATGCTAGAGGGGATATTTATAAGATTGTTAAAatgatttggaaaaaaaaatataatccAGTTATTGTCTTTTCATTTAGTAAACGTGATTGTGAAGAATTAGCATTAAAAATGTCTAAATTAGATTTTAAttcagaagaagaaaaagatacATTAAGTAAAATCTTCAACAATGCTATTGCTTTATTACCTGAAACTGATAGAGAATTACCTCAAATTAAACATATCTTACCGTTATTAAGAAGAGGTATTGGTATCCATCATAGTGGGTTATtaccaattttaaaagaagttATTGAAATTCTTTTCCAAGAAGGGTTCttaaaagttttatttGCCACAGAAACTTTTTCTATTGGGTTAAATATGCCTGCCAAGACAGTTGTTTTCACATCAGTAAGAAAATGGGATGGTCAACAATTCCGTTGGGTTTCTGGTGGtgaatatattcaaatgtCAGGACGTGCTGGTCGTCGTGGGTTAGATGATCGTGGTATTGTTATTATGATgattgatgaaaaaatgGAACCACAAGTGGCTAAGGGGATGGTTAAAGGTCAAGCTGATAGATTAGATTCTGCATTCCATTTAGGATATaatatgattttaaatttaatgagAGTAGAAGGTATATCACCTGAATTTATGTTGGAACATTcatttttccaattccaAAATGTTATATCAGTACCTAagatggaaaaaaaattgattgaattaaataaagattatGAGGGAATCaaaattgaagatgaagaaattattaaagattattatGAATTGAAACAAACTTTAGACAAGTATTATCAAGATGTTCGTCATGTAATAACACATCCTGCAAATGTATTAAGTTTTTTACAACCAGGTAGAATGATTCAAgtgaaaattaataatcaaattGATTATGGTTGGGGTGTTGTTATTGactttaataaaagattaaataaaCGTAATCCAACAGCAGGATATAGTGATCATGAATCTTATATTGTGAATGTTGTTGTTAATACAATGTATGGTGATTCACCaattaatttgattaaaCCTCATAACCCAGATTTACCTATTGGTATTCGACCTGCATTACCtaatgagaaaaaaatttgtgCTATTATACCAATAACTTTAGAATCTATTTCTCAAGTTGGTAGTTTAAGGTTATATATGCCTAAAGATATTAGAGCTTCAGGTCAAAAAGAAGTTGTTGGTAAATCGTTAGTTGAAGTGAAACGTAGATTCCCAGATGGTATACCCAAGATTGATcctattaaaaatatgaagattgaagatgatgaatttgttaaattgAATCGTAAGATTAATGTGttggaagaaaaattgaaatcaaATGCATTAACTGGATCTGTCAAACTTGATAGTTTATATGaacaatataaaaagaagaatggTATAAGAGAAAATATACAAGTATTGAAACATAAAATTATGGAATGTCAAAGTGTAATTCAATTGGAAGATTTACGTCGTAGGAAAAGAGTGTTACGTAGATTAGGATTTTGTACGATGAAcgatattattgaattgaaaGGTCGTGTAGCTTGTGAAATCTCTAGTGGTGATGAATTGTTATTAACTGAATTAATCTTTAATGGTAATTTCAATGAATTAAGTGCAGAACAATGTGCAGCATTGTTATCATGTTTTGCATTCCAAGAACGTTGTAAAGAGACACCCCGTTTAAAACCTGAATTGGGTGAAccattaaagaatttaaaggAATTAGCATCAAACATTGCCAAGATTATGAAAGAATCCAAGATTGAAATAGTCGAAAAGGATTATGTGGATAGTTTTAGACATGAATTGATGGAAGTTGTATTTGAATGGTGTAAAGGTGCGACATTTACACAAATTTGTAAAATGACAGATGTTTACGAAGGTTCTTTAATACGTATGTTTAAAAGATTGGAAGAATTGGTTAAAGAATTGGTAGAAGTGGCTAATACTATTGGTAATGTAGCATTGAAGGAAAAAATGGAATTAATCTTGGAATTGATCCATAGAGATATTGTATCAGCTGGTTCTTtgtatttataa
- the IRC8 gene encoding Irc8p (similar to Saccharomyces cerevisiae YJL051W; ancestral locus Anc_1.331), with amino-acid sequence MVLFISKRSSLLLIILFSILLCITTTTLSLSLLCLPLYNRQSRLGLYFKAFDHNRFSIRDSLIVLPVILLFQACIIYPISIFNFFFNKKINIKFSQLLAVLHLLCIIFTIVAFIIHLNSISKLVFENINTQLYDYKDIDKISGFLARYKKLWISNFAILIFTLIFNAFSFSLLYVPITFFSSFITNDNFKIIDTNTIDSTENTIQDSTTEIASEKNNESLMDQLNDPMTTNALITTPSRTTNSPKLANMRNSFIEKNYLQKPNLLFAAIPKKTSDQTLTPDMELKLDVQQSQLQSQLQSQILNHALLNSPRPNLSSQLLSSQLISTDIYKLNLYPSTNSSLEILSNNQYQNSEKLSLERTNSILLPPVHDSFNENFNSLTNSTISSDKKDNFQNHGLNNNDNTSSNNQLNTTHKDQFLHESLNFSFPAHNNHDSDSEMMTSNINLHSGINEANALTPPVDTKINNRDTHMNSNIKTPLHNKKENNQFDINNTNRYAILKTPDNRSIDSEANDIMLETNVNPDDIQHDTISTLNQYLNEQIQREEKMKYNNHNGDDENSSGNSNSTTDMNSTKMYSLEDGLNQNLSTSFLNDKLSLSISRTNTRHSPTKSMISFMSTNNNSNTTSTNNNNNNNNNNNNNGGNSSFHTHQRHRTKNSCGSFINISFTNNTILNHPVVGVNSHSPVTLTPSPSRAQTLKRLGKKISISNISDTFTHSIGSSEHSIGIFGYGNSSNNNTLNNNLSTNTINNSFNCNNITFVTNESPSTITQQIDPERKGSVDFSFVHSLQKHSHSPTRSTNSIPIDKRFSPSPNSNNLLISPSLQLGSSSSPYSSKYVNYHNGTSSNSQSMSYSKSVNNNSNNNNNLALLPIPHLSNSTSNLNNLMFKNENNPLLNNFNPSRISSVDTNGSLRRRSKSMGVTDVSNNFDRASIKSNTSFSVLSSIVSDTNYPDYVFSQYDREKYKRLSSRDSQREPDF; translated from the coding sequence ATGGTATTATTCATATCTAAACGTTCTTCTTTACTGCTGATAATTCTTTTCTCAATATTACTTTGTATCACTACAACAACTTTATccttatctttattatgtCTCCCGTTATATAATAGACAATCAAGGTTAggattatattttaaagcaTTCGATCATAATCGCTTCAGCATCAGAGATTCTTTAATTGTCTTACCTgtgattttattatttcaagcatgtattatttatccaatttctatattcaattttttctttaataaaaaaattaatataaaattttcacaATTACTTGCCGTTTTACATCTATTATGCATTATTTTCACAATTGTAGCATTTATTATACATTTAAACTCTATTTCAAAACTggtttttgaaaatattaatacacAATTATATGATTATAAAGATATAGATAAAATTTCCGGGTTTTTGGCAAGATATAAGAAATTATGGATTTCTAATTTtgcaattttaatatttaccTTAATATTCAACGCATTCTCATTTAGCTTATTATATGTTCcaattacttttttttcatcgTTTATCactaatgataattttaaaattatcgATACTAATACCATTGATTCAACTGAAAATACCATACAAGACTCTACAACAGAGATAGCatctgaaaaaaataatgaatcttTAATGGACCAATTGAATGATCCAATGACTACAAATGCACTAATTACCACTCCATCAAGAACAACCAACTCTCCAAAACTAGCTAATATGAGAAATTCTTTTATAGAGAAAAATTACCTTCAAAAgccaaatttattattcgCGGCTATTCCGAAAAAGACTTCCGATCAAACTTTAACACCAGATATGGAATTAAAGTTAGATGTACAACAATCACAATTGCAATCTCAATTACAAtcacaaatattaaatcatgCGCTTCTGAATTCTCCAAGACCTAATCTATCAAGTCAACTTCTTTCAAGTCAATTAATATCAActgatatatataaattaaatttataccCATCAACCAATTCTTctcttgaaattttatcCAATAATCAATACCAAAACTCAGAAAAGCTATCATTAGAAAGAACAAATAGTATTTTATTACCACCAGTTCAtgattcatttaatgaaaacTTCAATAGTTTAACTAATTCTACAATTTCAAGCGATAAGAAAGacaattttcaaaatcatggtttaaataataatgataatacttCATCTAACAATCAACTAAATACAACCCATAAAGATCAATTTTTACATGAAAGTTTGAACTTCAGTTTTCCAGCACATAACAATCATGATTCTGATTCTGAAATGATGACTTCAAACATAAACTTGCATAGTGGTATCAATGAGGCAAACGCTTTAACACCACCGGTTGATACCAAGATAAATAATAGAGATACCCATATGAATTCCAATATTAAAACACCTTTgcataataaaaaagaaaataatcaatttgATATAAACAATACGAATAGATATGCCATATTAAAGACCCCCGATAATAGATCTATTGATAGTGAAGCGAATGATATTATGTTAGAGACTAATGTTAATCCTGATGATATCCAACATGATACAATTAGTActttaaatcaatatttgaatgaaCAAATTCAAAGGGAGGAAAAAATGaagtataataatcataatggtgatgatgaaaatagTTCCggtaattctaattcaacTACAGATATGAATTCCACCAAAATGTACTCATTAGAAGATGgattaaatcaaaatttatcaaCTTCTTTTTTGAATGATAAGTTATCTTTATCGATTTCAAGAACCAATACAAGACATTCGCCAACAAAATCGATGATTTCATTCATGAGCAcaaacaataatagtaataccACTagtactaataataataataataataataataataataataataatggtggAAATTCAAGTTTTCACACTCACCAAAGGCATCGTACCAAAAATAGTTGTGGtagtttcattaatatttcatttacaaataatacaattttaAACCATCCTGTTGTAGGCGTTAATTCTCATAGTCCTGTTACATTAACTCCATCTCCATCAAGGGCACAAACTTTAAAACGATTAGGtaagaaaatatcaatttcaaatatatcgGACACTTTTACACATTCAATAGGATCTTCAGAGCATAGTATTGGTATATTCGGATATGGTAAcagtagtaataataatactctaaataataatttaagcACTAATACTATCAATAATAGTTTCAActgtaataatattacattCGTTACAAATGAAAGTCCATCCACAATCACACAACAGATTGATCCAGAGAGGAAAGGGAGTGTTGATTTTAGTTTTGTCCATTCATTACAAAAGCATAGTCATTCACCAACAAGATCTACTAATAGTATTCCTATAGATAAAAGGTTTTCTCCATctccaaattcaaataatttactgATAAGTCCATCATTACAATTAGGTTCATCGTCCTCACCATATTCTAGCAAGTATGTCAATTATCATAATGGTACTTCTTCAAATAGTCAATCTATGTCTTATAGTAAATctgttaataataatagtaacaataataataatttagctTTACTGCCAATACCAcatttatcaaattctacatcaaatttgaataatctGATGTTCAAAAACGAAAATAATCCTCTACTAAATAACTTTAATCCGAGTAGAATATCAAGTGTTGATACGAATGGATCACTAAGAAGAAGATCGAAAAGTATGGGAGTTACAGAtgtatcaaataattttgatagaGCAAGCATCAAGTCCAATACCAGTTTCAGTGTTTTATCTTCCATTGTCTCAGATACTAACTACCCAGATTACGTTTTTAGTCAATATGACCGGgagaaatataaaagaCTTTCATCTAGAGATTCCCAACGAGAGCCtgatttttaa